In the genome of Leguminivora glycinivorella isolate SPB_JAAS2020 chromosome 21, LegGlyc_1.1, whole genome shotgun sequence, one region contains:
- the LOC125237292 gene encoding zinc finger protein 62-like — MEHSDMGSDQYCFGCLCAKAEKSIHCLSLRNSVLKTVIQAECLFLCYLCRRASQQADLFIQNVQSNQILLQNVHSVEDSTINSVRSQSRAPHQLSTISLDIIEIGTTKSTEEESCFVYDHRGPKVKQEMKKEGAAFDDYDDHTDYQEPFVKEEDDFPLKELLKEEVMMMEVDLKSLKKSLRKEKFKKRKVKKDVVIKEEMEETAECEIETVYITREQCFEERELMSRDQRYLTATYKCTDCLKGFNFKESFHNHLEKHSKSNGDYECDVCKQRMSTENKLLSHKKYHERRYRCSVCGLTRVSRLTVKDHYSAFHSSNHYKHCTHCGKTFKRQVSWRKHIASAHGRTRVTCAYCEKSYANRDVLKAHMIVRHPTEVSAGEVSKPHVCQECGMAFKAPSQLKIHSVKHSLSRDYYCVECDKSFKSASILKHHLKTASTHVSYTELPLACEHCDKRFAIRRDLERHANRIHLNIKPFQCDRCEKVTEIEQWLTWSLNEHRRLVHEGFKRPLKYPCPMCDKVFDRNQILKGHIRTHTGERPYQCTRCPAQFTQPAYWGPT, encoded by the exons ATGGAGCATTCCGATATGGGATCAGATCAGTATTGTTTTGGGTGTTTGTGTGCGAAGGCAGAAAAGTCAATTCACTGCCTAAGTTTACGAAATTCAGTTCTAAAAACAGTTatacag GCGGAATGTCTTTTCCTGTGCTATCTCTGTAGGAGAGCCTCCCAACAGGCCGACTTGTTCATTCAAAATGTCCAAAGTAACCAGATTTTATTGCAGAATGTCCACAGT gtGGAAGACTCAACAATAAACTCGGTCCGGTCACAGTCCCGAGCACCTCATCAGTTATCCACAATATCACTAGACATTATAGAGATAGGGACAACCAAGTCAACTGAAGAGGAGTCCTGTTTTGTCTATGATCACCGGGGACCGAAAGTTAAACAGGAAATGAAGAAGGAAGGAGCAGCATTTGATGATTATGATGATCATACTG ATTACCAAGAGCCTTTTGTAAAAGAAGAAGATGATTTCCCTCTTAAAGAGTTATTAAAAGAGGAAGTGATGATGATGGAAGTGGATCTCAAGAGCCTAAAGAAGAGCCTCAGAAAGGAGAAGTTTAAGAAAAGAAAAGTGAAGAAGGATGTAGTAATTAAAGAAGAAATGGAAG AAACAGCAGAATGCGAAATAGAGACAGTGTACATAACTCGAGAGCAGTGCTTCGAAGAGCGTGAGCTCATGTCACGCGACCAGCGCTATCTAACCGCTACGTACAAGTGCACTGATTGTCTTAAAGGGTTCAACTTCAAGGAGAGTTTTCATAACCATTTGGAAAAGCATAGCAAG AGTAATGGAGATTATGAATGCGACGTGTGCAAGCAAAGAATGAGCACAGAAAATAAACTGCTCTCTCACAAGAAGTACCACGAAAg GCGGTACCGGTGCTCCGTATGCGGCCTAACTCGGGTCAGTCGACTGACGGTCAAAGACCACTACTCAGCTTTCCACTCTTCCAACCATTATAAGCATTGTACACACTGCGGTAAAACATTCAA ACGGCAGGTGTCCTGGCGGAAACATATAGCGAGCGCGCACGGACGCACGCGAGTCACTTGTGCGTACTGCGAGAAGAGCTATGCGAACAGAGATGTGCTCAAGGCGCATATGATTGT TCGACATCCGACAGAAGTGTCAGCGGGCGAGGTGAGCAAACCGCACGTGTGCCAAGAATGCGGGATGGCGTTTAAGGCTCCCTCGCAGCTCAAGATACATAGCGTGAAACACTCTTTATCCAGGGATTATTACTGCGTTGAGTGTGACAA GAGTTTCAAATCGGCGTCGATACTAAAACATCACTTGAAAACGGCGTCAACCCACGTCAGCTACACTGAATTACC TTTGGCGTGTGAACACTGCGACAAGCGGTTCGCGATCCGGAGGGACTTAGAGCGACACGCCAACAGGATCCATCTCAACATCAAACCCTTTCAGTGCGATCGCTGCGAGAAGGTAACTGAAATTga aCAATGGTTGACGTGGTCTCTGAACGAGCACCGGCGGCTTGTCCACGAGGGTTTCAAGCGGCCGCTGAAGTACCCTTGCCCCATGTGCGACAAGGTTTTCGAC CGTAACCAGATCCTGAAAGGCCACATCCGAACACACACTGGAGAAAGACCTTACCAGTGCACCCGATGTCCCGCGCAGTTCACACAGCCAGCATACTGGGGACCCACGTGA